Proteins encoded together in one Oncorhynchus mykiss isolate Arlee chromosome 7, USDA_OmykA_1.1, whole genome shotgun sequence window:
- the LOC100136282 gene encoding bone morphogenetic protein 7 isoform X2 → MNLIMVVLLHLRASAMVLAWGYCILAETTFSNFTLDNEVQSSFIQRRLRNQERREMQREILSILGLPHRPRPHIYTKHNAAPMFMLNLYNAISTYGQQPAGFSYYKPVFTTQGPPMVTPQDSSFLNDADMVMSFVNIAKLDQDVLSSQHNREFRFDLSRIPEGEAVSAAEFRIYKDYIGERSENETLHVSVYQVLQEPSDSDDYLFLLDTRVVWAAEEGWLVFDITATSNQWVVNPDQNLGLQLALESMDGQSVNPRLVGLLEGSGPQDKQPFMVAFFKATEVRLRSVRSAHGHKGRNPNRSKKPKTPQDALKVAEAAAETLSTDPKQGCKKHELYVSFRDLGWQDWIIAPEGYAAYYCQGECAFPLNSYMNATNHAIVQTLVHFINPETVPKPCCAPTQLHGISVLYFDDSSNVILKKYRNMVVRTCGCH, encoded by the exons ATGAATTTGATAATGGTGGTTTTATTGCATCTACGCGCGTCGGCGATGGTTCTTGCTTGGGGTTATTGTATTTTGGCCGAGACAACTTTTTCTAACTTCACTCTGGATAACGAAGTTCAATCCAGCTTCATCCAGCGCCGTCTGCGGAACCAGGAGCGCCGGGAGATGCAGCGAGAaatcctctccatcctggggttGCCCCACCGGCCCCGGCCGCACATCTACACCAAACATAACGCAGCCCCGATGTTTATGCTGAATTTGTACAACGCTATTTCCACTTATGGACAACAGCCCGCCGGCTTCTCATATTATAAACCCGTCTtcacgacccagggacccccgaTGGTGACCCCCCAAGACAGCAGTTTTCTCAATGACGCGGATATGGTGATGAGCTTTGTCAATATTG CTAAGCTGGATCAGGATGTCCTGTCTTCTCAGCACAACAGGGAATTCCGCTTTGACTTGTCCCGGATCCCAGAGGGAGAAGCTGTCTCCGCTGCAGAGTTCCGAATCTATAAGGACTACATCGGAGAACGCTCTGAGAATGAGACCTTGCACGTGAGCGTGTACCAGGTGCTACAGGAGCCCTCTGACAG TGACGACTACCTGTTCCTTCTGGACACGCGGGTGGTGTGGGCTGCAGAGGAGGGCTGGCTTGTGTTTGACATCACGGCCACCAGTAACCAGTGGGTGGTGAACCCAGACCAGAACCTGGGCCTCCAGCTTGCTCTGGAGAGTATGGACG GTCAGAGTGTGAACCCCAGACTAGTGGGGCTGCTGGAGGGCAGTGGGCCCCAGGACAAGCAGCCCTTCATGGTGGCCTTCTTCAAGGCAACCGAGGTTCGCCTCCGCAGCGTCCGTTCTGCCCACGGCCACAAGGGGCGCAACCCCAACCGCTCCAAAAAACCCAAGACTCCCCAGGATGCACTGAAGGTTGCTGAGGCTGCAGCAG AGACCCTCAGCACAGACCCGAAACAGGGCTGTAAGAAGCATGAGCTGTATGTCAGCTTCAGAGATCTGGGATGGCAG GACTGGATCATTGCACCAGAGGGCTACGCAGCGTACTACTGCCAGGGCGAATGTGCCTTTCCTCTGAACTCCTACATGAACGCCACCAATCATGCCATTGTGCAGACTCTG GTCCACTTCATAAACCCAGAGACCGTGCCCAAACCCTGTTGTGCCCCCACCCAGCTCCATGGCATCTCAGTCCTCTACTTTGACGACAGCTCCAACGTCATCCTGAAGAAGTACCGCAACATGGTGGTCAGGACCTGCGGCTGCCACTGA
- the LOC100136282 gene encoding bone morphogenetic protein 7 isoform X1 has product MNLIMVVLLHLRASAMVLAWGYCILAETTFSNFTLDNEVQSSFIQRRLRNQERREMQREILSILGLPHRPRPHIYTKHNAAPMFMLNLYNAISTYGQQPAGFSYYKPVFTTQGPPMVTPQDSSFLNDADMVMSFVNIAKLDQDVLSSQHNREFRFDLSRIPEGEAVSAAEFRIYKDYIGERSENETLHVSVYQVLQEPSDSSDDYLFLLDTRVVWAAEEGWLVFDITATSNQWVVNPDQNLGLQLALESMDGQSVNPRLVGLLEGSGPQDKQPFMVAFFKATEVRLRSVRSAHGHKGRNPNRSKKPKTPQDALKVAEAAAETLSTDPKQGCKKHELYVSFRDLGWQDWIIAPEGYAAYYCQGECAFPLNSYMNATNHAIVQTLVHFINPETVPKPCCAPTQLHGISVLYFDDSSNVILKKYRNMVVRTCGCH; this is encoded by the exons ATGAATTTGATAATGGTGGTTTTATTGCATCTACGCGCGTCGGCGATGGTTCTTGCTTGGGGTTATTGTATTTTGGCCGAGACAACTTTTTCTAACTTCACTCTGGATAACGAAGTTCAATCCAGCTTCATCCAGCGCCGTCTGCGGAACCAGGAGCGCCGGGAGATGCAGCGAGAaatcctctccatcctggggttGCCCCACCGGCCCCGGCCGCACATCTACACCAAACATAACGCAGCCCCGATGTTTATGCTGAATTTGTACAACGCTATTTCCACTTATGGACAACAGCCCGCCGGCTTCTCATATTATAAACCCGTCTtcacgacccagggacccccgaTGGTGACCCCCCAAGACAGCAGTTTTCTCAATGACGCGGATATGGTGATGAGCTTTGTCAATATTG CTAAGCTGGATCAGGATGTCCTGTCTTCTCAGCACAACAGGGAATTCCGCTTTGACTTGTCCCGGATCCCAGAGGGAGAAGCTGTCTCCGCTGCAGAGTTCCGAATCTATAAGGACTACATCGGAGAACGCTCTGAGAATGAGACCTTGCACGTGAGCGTGTACCAGGTGCTACAGGAGCCCTCTGACAG TAGTGACGACTACCTGTTCCTTCTGGACACGCGGGTGGTGTGGGCTGCAGAGGAGGGCTGGCTTGTGTTTGACATCACGGCCACCAGTAACCAGTGGGTGGTGAACCCAGACCAGAACCTGGGCCTCCAGCTTGCTCTGGAGAGTATGGACG GTCAGAGTGTGAACCCCAGACTAGTGGGGCTGCTGGAGGGCAGTGGGCCCCAGGACAAGCAGCCCTTCATGGTGGCCTTCTTCAAGGCAACCGAGGTTCGCCTCCGCAGCGTCCGTTCTGCCCACGGCCACAAGGGGCGCAACCCCAACCGCTCCAAAAAACCCAAGACTCCCCAGGATGCACTGAAGGTTGCTGAGGCTGCAGCAG AGACCCTCAGCACAGACCCGAAACAGGGCTGTAAGAAGCATGAGCTGTATGTCAGCTTCAGAGATCTGGGATGGCAG GACTGGATCATTGCACCAGAGGGCTACGCAGCGTACTACTGCCAGGGCGAATGTGCCTTTCCTCTGAACTCCTACATGAACGCCACCAATCATGCCATTGTGCAGACTCTG GTCCACTTCATAAACCCAGAGACCGTGCCCAAACCCTGTTGTGCCCCCACCCAGCTCCATGGCATCTCAGTCCTCTACTTTGACGACAGCTCCAACGTCATCCTGAAGAAGTACCGCAACATGGTGGTCAGGACCTGCGGCTGCCACTGA